One genomic window of Gracilinema caldarium DSM 7334 includes the following:
- a CDS encoding helix-turn-helix domain-containing protein: protein MNMSETFGQRLKAARVMAGLSMDALVKRLGKRLSKSAISKYENGLMMPDSEHLILLADALNVSPDFFFSRSILELSAVNFRKNSSLGKRDVESLIERVRDSIDRYLELESLLDLVEPFENPLEGFIVDSSDAIEEAALKLRSEWGIGVDVAIPHVLDLLEEHSVKVIEIDDMNDFDGVSGKAKGQPFIILNRNRPTDRKRLTALHEFAHQSITFKADIPDAKIEKLCHTFGSAFLMPATILKRELGEKRSEISLPELRTLKEQYGISMQAIMYRAKLHGIITEHVYERFLRLISAQGWRKKEPVDYLVPDAPHRFEQLIHRALAEEVISISKAAYLSGKSIQEIEKELVLNDANPHS from the coding sequence ATGAATATGTCTGAGACTTTCGGACAACGGCTCAAAGCAGCCAGGGTCATGGCCGGTCTTTCGATGGATGCTCTTGTCAAAAGGCTGGGCAAACGCCTTTCCAAATCCGCCATTAGCAAATACGAAAATGGGCTTATGATGCCCGACAGTGAGCATCTTATCCTCCTCGCTGATGCCCTCAACGTCTCCCCTGATTTCTTCTTTTCCAGAAGTATACTTGAACTCTCCGCGGTAAACTTTCGTAAGAATTCGTCACTTGGGAAGCGAGATGTCGAATCTCTTATTGAGCGTGTCAGAGATTCCATAGATCGATATCTCGAACTGGAGAGTCTTCTTGACCTTGTTGAACCCTTTGAAAACCCGCTGGAAGGTTTTATCGTTGACAGTTCTGATGCAATCGAAGAAGCGGCGCTTAAACTCCGTTCTGAGTGGGGTATTGGAGTCGATGTTGCGATCCCCCACGTTCTTGACCTTTTGGAGGAACATTCAGTTAAGGTAATCGAGATTGATGATATGAACGATTTCGATGGAGTTTCGGGTAAAGCAAAGGGACAGCCCTTTATAATTCTTAACCGGAATCGCCCCACCGACCGGAAACGCTTAACCGCACTTCACGAGTTTGCTCATCAGAGTATCACCTTCAAAGCCGACATCCCGGATGCCAAAATAGAAAAACTCTGTCATACCTTCGGAAGCGCTTTTCTGATGCCAGCCACTATTTTAAAGCGGGAACTTGGTGAGAAGCGAAGCGAAATATCCTTGCCTGAGCTCCGCACCCTTAAGGAGCAGTATGGCATATCAATGCAAGCTATAATGTATCGGGCGAAATTGCATGGGATCATCACCGAACATGTCTATGAGCGTTTTTTACGATTAATAAGCGCACAGGGCTGGCGCAAGAAGGAGCCGGTGGATTACCTTGTTCCTGATGCTCCCCACCGCTTCGAGCAACTAATCCATAGAGCCCTTGCAGAAGAAGTGATCAGCATCTCCAAGGCAGCGTATTTGTCTGGGAAATCCATACAGGAGATCGAAAAGGAGCTCGTTTTAAACGATGCGAATCCTCATTCATGA
- a CDS encoding phospholipase D-like domain-containing anti-phage protein — translation MIYRHVFQRSRSMPGKRFLETRLTGAIGYDRIAGYFDSSLFELAGEALEQVQGTIRIICNSDIRAEDVEAAAAAARDQAQRLSFFKHDPEDLARAGTERLTRLARLLSGQGTAKLEVRVLPDKAFGLIHGKAGVITYQDGRRTSFLGSANETLAGWALNYELVWEDDSPEACDWVQGEFNRLWEHPLAMPLAMAVVQEIERLSIRKELSFEEWEQALDPGSVAVEAPVYREQFGLWPHQKYFVTQAWRAHQAYGARFVLADQVGLGKTVQLGMLAQLIALTSEKPVLVLLPKTLMEQWQNELWDLLQVPSARWNGSCWIDEGGYEYPPSGKEPLLACPRKIGLISQGLVIHSPETTACLLNREWSCVIVDEAHRARRRKLPDPAERGPGIRNPDEECNRLYAFLFKLASKTTSMVLATATPVQLHPIEAWDLLYLLSQNNPHVLGDIGSYWLDPDKALPPILGEITVPEDPSDIWPWVKNPFPPSWESPDAKRLRKDKNLTEERPVYNLAFQALRLAARTWASNLCRVFFDQHTPFVRSIIRRTRAYLENTINPATKEPYLVPIGIELYGETEPIPLVGYLNEAYESAEEFCKLLAKRIHAAGFLKTLLLRRIGSSMEAGRKTVEAMLGTSGNGLSEESEDYEGDEAYQDTDNQTLSALYPLTQEEKAILERCKFYLQFSEGDPKLGVILEYLQTKGWAQEGCILFSQYYDTAYWVATHIAQHFPDQPIGLYAGSGKSLLIQGNRILRKDREELKRMVKNYELTILVGTDAASEGLNLQSLGTLINIDLPWNPTRLEQRKGRIQRIGQKRASVKILNLRYQDSIEDRVHEVLAQRLEDIYKLFGQIPDVLEDVWIDIALGEKEKVQQELDRLPKINPFDERYSKMDQTEDWETCAGVLNRIEKLSLLKKAW, via the coding sequence ATGATTTACCGTCATGTCTTTCAGCGTTCCCGGTCCATGCCGGGGAAGCGTTTTCTGGAGACCCGTCTTACTGGGGCTATTGGCTATGACAGAATTGCCGGCTATTTTGACTCTTCCCTCTTTGAACTTGCCGGGGAAGCGCTGGAGCAGGTCCAAGGGACGATTCGCATCATCTGTAACTCGGATATTCGAGCTGAAGATGTGGAAGCCGCAGCAGCGGCGGCCCGGGACCAGGCTCAGCGGCTTTCCTTTTTTAAGCATGACCCGGAAGACCTTGCCAGGGCCGGAACAGAGAGACTTACACGGCTCGCCCGTTTGCTTTCCGGACAGGGAACGGCAAAATTGGAGGTTAGGGTACTGCCGGATAAGGCTTTTGGCCTTATTCATGGTAAAGCCGGAGTTATCACCTATCAGGATGGCCGCCGTACCAGTTTTCTGGGCAGTGCCAACGAAACATTAGCAGGCTGGGCCTTGAACTATGAGCTTGTATGGGAAGATGACAGCCCGGAAGCCTGTGACTGGGTTCAGGGAGAATTTAATCGCCTCTGGGAACATCCCCTGGCGATGCCCCTGGCCATGGCGGTTGTTCAGGAGATAGAGCGGCTATCGATACGCAAGGAGCTTTCGTTCGAGGAATGGGAACAAGCGCTGGATCCGGGCAGTGTTGCCGTAGAAGCGCCGGTATACCGGGAACAATTTGGACTCTGGCCGCATCAAAAGTATTTTGTAACCCAGGCTTGGAGGGCTCACCAGGCCTACGGAGCCCGGTTTGTATTGGCAGATCAGGTAGGATTGGGAAAAACAGTCCAACTGGGCATGCTTGCCCAGCTTATTGCGTTAACCTCAGAAAAGCCGGTTTTGGTCCTCCTGCCTAAAACACTCATGGAACAATGGCAGAACGAACTCTGGGACCTCTTACAGGTTCCCAGCGCCCGTTGGAATGGTTCATGCTGGATTGATGAAGGGGGCTATGAATACCCGCCGAGCGGGAAAGAACCCCTCCTTGCCTGTCCTCGCAAAATTGGGCTTATCTCTCAGGGATTGGTGATTCACAGCCCGGAAACAACCGCCTGTCTTCTTAACCGTGAATGGTCCTGTGTTATTGTCGATGAAGCCCATCGGGCTCGGAGAAGGAAACTACCCGATCCTGCTGAACGGGGACCCGGTATTAGAAATCCCGATGAAGAATGCAACAGGCTCTATGCATTTCTTTTTAAGCTCGCTTCCAAAACAACCAGCATGGTGTTGGCTACCGCTACGCCGGTACAATTACACCCCATAGAAGCCTGGGACCTGCTCTACCTCTTATCCCAGAATAATCCTCATGTCTTAGGTGATATAGGAAGCTATTGGCTCGATCCGGACAAGGCTTTGCCACCCATACTCGGTGAAATTACTGTGCCTGAAGACCCCTCTGATATCTGGCCCTGGGTAAAAAACCCTTTCCCGCCATCCTGGGAAAGTCCCGATGCAAAACGTCTACGCAAGGATAAAAATCTGACTGAAGAACGGCCGGTCTACAACCTCGCGTTTCAAGCACTGAGGCTTGCCGCAAGAACATGGGCCAGTAACCTTTGCAGGGTCTTTTTTGACCAGCATACACCCTTTGTGCGCAGTATTATTCGCAGAACCAGGGCATATTTGGAAAATACCATCAATCCAGCCACAAAAGAACCCTATCTTGTACCCATCGGCATAGAATTATATGGTGAAACGGAACCGATTCCTCTTGTCGGATATCTCAATGAAGCCTACGAATCGGCGGAAGAATTTTGTAAATTGCTTGCAAAACGAATCCATGCCGCCGGCTTCCTAAAAACCCTTCTTTTACGGCGGATTGGCAGTTCCATGGAAGCTGGACGAAAAACCGTAGAAGCCATGTTAGGGACCTCCGGGAATGGACTTTCAGAGGAATCAGAGGACTATGAAGGAGATGAAGCATATCAGGATACTGATAACCAAACCCTTTCGGCCTTATACCCTTTAACTCAAGAAGAGAAAGCAATCCTTGAGCGATGTAAATTTTATTTACAATTCTCAGAAGGGGACCCAAAATTAGGGGTCATCCTTGAATATTTACAAACCAAAGGATGGGCACAGGAAGGCTGTATTCTATTTTCCCAATATTACGATACGGCATACTGGGTGGCTACCCATATTGCACAGCACTTCCCCGATCAACCCATCGGACTCTATGCAGGTTCAGGAAAGTCCTTGCTGATTCAGGGTAACAGAATTTTGCGAAAGGACCGGGAAGAGCTTAAGCGGATGGTTAAAAACTATGAGCTTACCATCCTGGTTGGCACCGATGCGGCTAGTGAAGGCCTTAACCTTCAAAGCCTGGGGACCCTCATCAACATAGACTTGCCCTGGAACCCCACGAGGCTTGAACAGCGCAAAGGCCGGATACAACGAATAGGACAAAAACGGGCTTCGGTGAAAATATTAAATCTCAGGTACCAGGACTCCATAGAAGACCGGGTTCATGAAGTGCTTGCCCAGCGCCTAGAGGATATTTATAAATTATTCGGTCAAATTCCGGACGTCCTGGAAGATGTCTGGATTGATATAGCCCTGGGTGAAAAAGAAAAAGTTCAACAAGAACTGGACCGACTGCCAAAGATCAATCCCTTTGATGAACGATACAGCAAGATGGACCAGACAGAAGATTGGGAAACCTGTGCTGGGGTACTTAACCGTATAGAAAAACTCTCCCTGCTTAAAAAAGCCTGGTAA